A DNA window from Hemibagrus wyckioides isolate EC202008001 linkage group LG11, SWU_Hwy_1.0, whole genome shotgun sequence contains the following coding sequences:
- the dzip1 gene encoding cilium assembly protein DZIP1 isoform X1, with protein sequence MNSFECQPSSGYQSRPAGLAMSGASIPTPFKFRTRRESVDWRQINAIDVERVAGELDFQMLQEHIAGVTFCNLEGERCLNCQSHVDPALLKLFRLAQLTIEYLLHSQDCLALRLRAAEEQLQTEAKEKQHLQLHLQKQIQDTKSLKDELKQRKRIIASQQAMISAGLANYHKCQYCEKAFMNTSFLKSHMQRRHPMEHDKLITDNQKDLQTMKLQEEIIKLQEQLTLAKSEMEILQKDYNSKKEMDLTQKQADFMKQLEFWKENEYVRMNNKIDEVKQACQRDMDSMHQKNRNLENQMLMLQQSSKMQENMQPVQVQASSVQNSEDEQNQVVAELRQKLCNQEVRWTTEMQKIKEEYEGEKNQLQTALAKVNSTVSKEKKRVERKVKELELRLEEQQQIITSQNMQIKKYTANSLKSTVQQEEFAAPEPKTRVVVSEHSSLVCKLDPIVELSEEDKESSSFSEGHADSQSMQQKVNELLKNTSLKRDMNLAVQQSLYDKLLHLGIEPAAGGISWTTYESAMAHVSSERQQRQKVYAEYRKIHKDLSQKLDRRVKERSTRPVVKPKQSGQVQTLPQSRPRSSSLPNRQQYTPQPAHQNNTATHSSTSTQMAHHKTPQFSQVEDSSEEEELDKDFPHVQKATMKSHSPGVQQHTATPAPASLQKAAQSSGSHQTPVFSISKMKVTMSESESEWTEGSEMDEISLDQLQKHTDQNGNVTKTLCSYVKALSNNLQQQLADQSHKKTARVGIPDKLAEITNTHDAVWKIKNTGFEDDNDDDWDISSLEDVPAEHKSTVRKSMDKSTDTSTSVWGTFTEPGPGLKETGTGSTLKSSIVTVSDWDDSDGAKI encoded by the exons ATGAATTCCTTCGAGTGCCAACCATCCTCAGGCTACCAGAGCAGACCTGCTGGCTTGGCCATGTCAGGAGCCTCTATTCCTACACCATTCAAATTTCGTACCCGCCGTGAGAGTGTGGACTGGCGTCAGATTAATGCAATTGATGTGGAGCGGGTAGCTGGTGAGCTAGACTTTCAGATGCTTCAGGAACACATTGCGGGGGTGACATTCTGCAACTTAGAGGGTGAGCGGTGCCTGAACTGTCAGAGCCATGTGGACCCGGCCCTGCTCAAGCTATTCAGGCTAGCCCAACTCACAATTGAATACTTGCTGCACTCGCAGGACTGCCTGGCTCTCAGACTGCGGGCTGCCGAGGAGCAGCTTCAGACTGAGGCTAAAGAGAAGCAGCATCTTCAACTGCATCTGCAGAAGCAGATCCAGGATACCAAGTCCTTAAAAGATGAGCTAAAGCAGCGGAAGAGGATTATTGCCTCTCAGCAAGCCATGATCAGTGCGGGCTTGGCTAATTACCATAAG TGCCAGTATTGTGAAAAAGCCTTCATGAACACCTCATTCCTGAAAAGTCACATGCAACGTAGACATCCAATGGAGCATGACA AACTGATCACTGATAATCAGAAGGATCTTCAGACAATGAAGTTACAAGAAGAGATAATCAAGCTGCAGGAACAGCTAACACTGGCTAAATCTGAAATGGAGATTCTGCAAAAAGATTACAACAGCAAAAAG GAGATGGATCTAACTCAGAAACAGGCAGACTTTATGAAACAGCTGGAATTCTGGAAGGAAAATGAGTATGTACGCATGAACAACAAAATAGATGAAGTAAAGCAGGCCTGTCAGAGAGACATGGACTCCATGCaccagaaaaacagaaaccTAGAGAAT CAAATGCTGATGTTGCAGCAAAGCAGTAAGATGCAGGAGAACATGCAGCCTGTGCAGGTACAGGCGAGTTCTGTGCAGAACAGCGAAGATGAACAAAACCAGGTGGTTGCTGAACTCCGACAGAAGCTCTGCAATCAG gaAGTTAGGTGGACaacagaaatgcaaaaaattaaGGAAGAATATGAGGGTGAAAAAAATCAG CTCCAGACAGCATTGGCAAAGGTGAATTCCACTGTTTccaaggagaaaaaaagggTAGAAAGGAAGGTGAAGGAACTGGAACTCAGGCTAGAAGAGCAGCAGCAGATCATCACATCCCAAAACATGCAG ataaaaaaatacACTGCAAATTCACTTAAATCAACAGTACAACAAGAAG AATTTGCAGCTCCAGAACCTAAAACAAGAGTGGTGGTCAGTG AGCATTCCAGCTTGGTCTGTAAATTGGACCCTATAGTGGAGCTTTCAGAAGAGGACAAAG AGTCATCAAGCTTCTCGGAAGGCCATGCTGACAGCCAGTCAATGCAGCAGAAAGTGAATGAGCTGCTGAAGAATACCAGTCTTAAGAGGGACATGAACTTGGCTGTGCAGCAAAGCCTCTATGACAAGCTGTTACACTTAGGCATTGAGCCT GCTGCTGGTGGGATCTCTTGGACAACATATGAGAGCGCTATGGCTCATGTGTCGTCTGAAAGGCAGCAGAGACAGAAGGTTTATGCTGAGTACCGAAAGATACACAAGGATCTCAGCCAAAAATTAGACAGGCGAGTTAAGGAAAGGAGCACACGGCCTGTTGTCAAGCCCAAACAATCAGGACAAG ttcaaaCGCTACCTCAGTCCAGGCCGCGGTCCAGCAGTCTTCCCAACAGACAGCAGTACACACCGCAGCCGGCTCATCAAAACAACACTGCCACTCATTCCTCAACCTCCACACAAATGGCACATCACAA AACCCCTCAATTCAGTCAAGTTGAAGACTCCTCAGAAGAAGAGGAGTTAGACAAAGACTTTCCTCATGTACAGAAAGCCACAATGAAAAGCCACTCCCCAGGAGTTCAACAGCACACTGCTACCCCAGCTCCAGCTTCATTACAGAAAGCAGCACAGAGCTCTGGATCTCACCAGACCCCAGTGTTTAGCATTAGCAAGATGAAAGTGACCATGtcagaaagtgagagtgagtggaCAGAAGGCAGTGAGATGGATGAGATTTCCCTAGATCAACTGCAGAAGCACACGGACCAGAATGGAAATGTGACAAAGACTTTGTGCA GTTATGTGAAGGCATTAAGCAATAATCTGCAGCAGCAGCTTGCAGACCAAAGCCATAAAAAAACAGCAAGAGTTGGAATCCCAGATAAACTTGCAGAAATCACCAACACACATGATGCCGTGTGGAAGATTAAA AACACTGGTTTTGAGGACGATAACGATGATGACTGGGATATTTCCTCTTTAGAAGATGTTCCTGCAGAACACAAGTCCACTGTAAGGAAGAGCATGGACAAGAGTACTGACACCAGCACTAGTGTATGGGGAACTTTTACTGAACCGGGACCAG gtcTTAAAGAAACTGGCACTGGCAGCACACTGAAGAGCAGTATTGTGACAGTTAGTGACTGGGATGACTCGGATGGTGCAAAAATATAA
- the dzip1 gene encoding cilium assembly protein DZIP1 isoform X2, with protein MNSFECQPSSGYQSRPAGLAMSGASIPTPFKFRTRRESVDWRQINAIDVERVAGELDFQMLQEHIAGVTFCNLEGERCLNCQSHVDPALLKLFRLAQLTIEYLLHSQDCLALRLRAAEEQLQTEAKEKQHLQLHLQKQIQDTKSLKDELKQRKRIIASQQAMISAGLANYHKCQYCEKAFMNTSFLKSHMQRRHPMEHDKLITDNQKDLQTMKLQEEIIKLQEQLTLAKSEMEILQKDYNSKKEMDLTQKQADFMKQLEFWKENEYVRMNNKIDEVKQACQRDMDSMHQKNRNLENQMLMLQQSSKMQENMQPVQVQASSVQNSEDEQNQVVAELRQKLCNQEVRWTTEMQKIKEEYEGEKNQLQTALAKVNSTVSKEKKRVERKVKELELRLEEQQQIITSQNMQIKKYTANSLKSTVQQEEFAAPEPKTRVVVSESSSFSEGHADSQSMQQKVNELLKNTSLKRDMNLAVQQSLYDKLLHLGIEPAAGGISWTTYESAMAHVSSERQQRQKVYAEYRKIHKDLSQKLDRRVKERSTRPVVKPKQSGQVQTLPQSRPRSSSLPNRQQYTPQPAHQNNTATHSSTSTQMAHHKTPQFSQVEDSSEEEELDKDFPHVQKATMKSHSPGVQQHTATPAPASLQKAAQSSGSHQTPVFSISKMKVTMSESESEWTEGSEMDEISLDQLQKHTDQNGNVTKTLCSYVKALSNNLQQQLADQSHKKTARVGIPDKLAEITNTHDAVWKIKNTGFEDDNDDDWDISSLEDVPAEHKSTVRKSMDKSTDTSTSVWGTFTEPGPGLKETGTGSTLKSSIVTVSDWDDSDGAKI; from the exons ATGAATTCCTTCGAGTGCCAACCATCCTCAGGCTACCAGAGCAGACCTGCTGGCTTGGCCATGTCAGGAGCCTCTATTCCTACACCATTCAAATTTCGTACCCGCCGTGAGAGTGTGGACTGGCGTCAGATTAATGCAATTGATGTGGAGCGGGTAGCTGGTGAGCTAGACTTTCAGATGCTTCAGGAACACATTGCGGGGGTGACATTCTGCAACTTAGAGGGTGAGCGGTGCCTGAACTGTCAGAGCCATGTGGACCCGGCCCTGCTCAAGCTATTCAGGCTAGCCCAACTCACAATTGAATACTTGCTGCACTCGCAGGACTGCCTGGCTCTCAGACTGCGGGCTGCCGAGGAGCAGCTTCAGACTGAGGCTAAAGAGAAGCAGCATCTTCAACTGCATCTGCAGAAGCAGATCCAGGATACCAAGTCCTTAAAAGATGAGCTAAAGCAGCGGAAGAGGATTATTGCCTCTCAGCAAGCCATGATCAGTGCGGGCTTGGCTAATTACCATAAG TGCCAGTATTGTGAAAAAGCCTTCATGAACACCTCATTCCTGAAAAGTCACATGCAACGTAGACATCCAATGGAGCATGACA AACTGATCACTGATAATCAGAAGGATCTTCAGACAATGAAGTTACAAGAAGAGATAATCAAGCTGCAGGAACAGCTAACACTGGCTAAATCTGAAATGGAGATTCTGCAAAAAGATTACAACAGCAAAAAG GAGATGGATCTAACTCAGAAACAGGCAGACTTTATGAAACAGCTGGAATTCTGGAAGGAAAATGAGTATGTACGCATGAACAACAAAATAGATGAAGTAAAGCAGGCCTGTCAGAGAGACATGGACTCCATGCaccagaaaaacagaaaccTAGAGAAT CAAATGCTGATGTTGCAGCAAAGCAGTAAGATGCAGGAGAACATGCAGCCTGTGCAGGTACAGGCGAGTTCTGTGCAGAACAGCGAAGATGAACAAAACCAGGTGGTTGCTGAACTCCGACAGAAGCTCTGCAATCAG gaAGTTAGGTGGACaacagaaatgcaaaaaattaaGGAAGAATATGAGGGTGAAAAAAATCAG CTCCAGACAGCATTGGCAAAGGTGAATTCCACTGTTTccaaggagaaaaaaagggTAGAAAGGAAGGTGAAGGAACTGGAACTCAGGCTAGAAGAGCAGCAGCAGATCATCACATCCCAAAACATGCAG ataaaaaaatacACTGCAAATTCACTTAAATCAACAGTACAACAAGAAG AATTTGCAGCTCCAGAACCTAAAACAAGAGTGGTGGTCAGTG AGTCATCAAGCTTCTCGGAAGGCCATGCTGACAGCCAGTCAATGCAGCAGAAAGTGAATGAGCTGCTGAAGAATACCAGTCTTAAGAGGGACATGAACTTGGCTGTGCAGCAAAGCCTCTATGACAAGCTGTTACACTTAGGCATTGAGCCT GCTGCTGGTGGGATCTCTTGGACAACATATGAGAGCGCTATGGCTCATGTGTCGTCTGAAAGGCAGCAGAGACAGAAGGTTTATGCTGAGTACCGAAAGATACACAAGGATCTCAGCCAAAAATTAGACAGGCGAGTTAAGGAAAGGAGCACACGGCCTGTTGTCAAGCCCAAACAATCAGGACAAG ttcaaaCGCTACCTCAGTCCAGGCCGCGGTCCAGCAGTCTTCCCAACAGACAGCAGTACACACCGCAGCCGGCTCATCAAAACAACACTGCCACTCATTCCTCAACCTCCACACAAATGGCACATCACAA AACCCCTCAATTCAGTCAAGTTGAAGACTCCTCAGAAGAAGAGGAGTTAGACAAAGACTTTCCTCATGTACAGAAAGCCACAATGAAAAGCCACTCCCCAGGAGTTCAACAGCACACTGCTACCCCAGCTCCAGCTTCATTACAGAAAGCAGCACAGAGCTCTGGATCTCACCAGACCCCAGTGTTTAGCATTAGCAAGATGAAAGTGACCATGtcagaaagtgagagtgagtggaCAGAAGGCAGTGAGATGGATGAGATTTCCCTAGATCAACTGCAGAAGCACACGGACCAGAATGGAAATGTGACAAAGACTTTGTGCA GTTATGTGAAGGCATTAAGCAATAATCTGCAGCAGCAGCTTGCAGACCAAAGCCATAAAAAAACAGCAAGAGTTGGAATCCCAGATAAACTTGCAGAAATCACCAACACACATGATGCCGTGTGGAAGATTAAA AACACTGGTTTTGAGGACGATAACGATGATGACTGGGATATTTCCTCTTTAGAAGATGTTCCTGCAGAACACAAGTCCACTGTAAGGAAGAGCATGGACAAGAGTACTGACACCAGCACTAGTGTATGGGGAACTTTTACTGAACCGGGACCAG gtcTTAAAGAAACTGGCACTGGCAGCACACTGAAGAGCAGTATTGTGACAGTTAGTGACTGGGATGACTCGGATGGTGCAAAAATATAA